The stretch of DNA CTATTGCATCTGTTCATGCAGAATCCCAAGCGTCTCTTAACCCGGGATCTGATTATGGACAAGATCTGGGGTTACGACTATAGCGGAGAATCAAATGTTTTGGAAGTATACGTGGCTATGCTGCGTCAAAAAACAGAGGAGCATGGTGGCAAGCGGATTATCCAGACCATCCGCGGTGCCGGGTATATTCTGAGAGGAGAATCTTAAAAAATGTCGATCAGATTGAGGCTGACAGCTTGGTATACGGGGATTCTTTGCGTAACGCTCATTCTGTTCGGCGCTACCATCTACTCAGTTGTCCGGTATAATATTTATACGGAAGTTAGGAAGAAGGTTATGGAGCAAGCGCTCCAGATAAGGCAGTCTCAGAATTTAACGATCACCCAGGGCTGGGACCTGCAGCTGGACACGGCTCAGAGGATCAGGCTGGAGGATGCGCGGATTTTCTGGCAGAATACCAATTATGTTACCAATATGACCACAGTCTCTCAAGGGATGCTGAACCGGAATTTGGCGTTCCCTGTCCCTAGCCTGGAGGAGGTTGGTACCGACTCTAAATTCGTGACCTACAAGACCAATGGAACCTCTTACAGCGTTCTTCAGGTACCGATTACATTGAATGTAAATGGAACGACTACGATCATAGGATTAATTCAGCTCGCGACCAATACAGCTGCCGAAGACCGTATCATGGATCAGATGCGAACAGTGCTGCTGTTCGGTACATTTGCCACTCTAATTGTAGCTTCTACATTCGGCTTGTTCCTTGCCCGGAAATCAATGAGTCCGATCGGCAAGGTGATTAACGCCGCCGAGCAAATTCGTACAGGGAATGATCTGAGTGTGCGAATCGATTATGACGGGCCGCCGGATGAGATCGGCAGGTTAATCGGTACGGTGAACGGCATGCTGGCGCGGACAGAGGTGTTCTATAAAGATCTTGAAGAGGCCTATGCGGCTCAGCGCCGCTTTGTATCCGATGCTTCTCATGAGCTGAGAACCCCGCTGACCACCATCAGGGGTAATGTTGATCTGTTGAAGAAGGTATGGAGCGGATCGACCGAAACGGCCAAGAGAATGGATGAGGAGAGTATCAAGCAGCTGTCTATCGAAGCTGTGAGTGATATTGCTGATGAGTCCAAACGAATGAGCCGCT from Paenibacillus sp. CAA11 encodes:
- a CDS encoding sensor histidine kinase; amino-acid sequence: MSIRLRLTAWYTGILCVTLILFGATIYSVVRYNIYTEVRKKVMEQALQIRQSQNLTITQGWDLQLDTAQRIRLEDARIFWQNTNYVTNMTTVSQGMLNRNLAFPVPSLEEVGTDSKFVTYKTNGTSYSVLQVPITLNVNGTTTIIGLIQLATNTAAEDRIMDQMRTVLLFGTFATLIVASTFGLFLARKSMSPIGKVINAAEQIRTGNDLSVRIDYDGPPDEIGRLIGTVNGMLARTEVFYKDLEEAYAAQRRFVSDASHELRTPLTTIRGNVDLLKKVWSGSTETAKRMDEESIKQLSIEAVSDIADESKRMSRLVNDMLSLARADAGQTIELSTIELNPLVDEVVRRAQFLPRNAEWIQGDLSMLQGVFVHGNKEYLQQMLFIFIENAFKYTPSGSVTIDAMFNANQIGIRIADTGIGMDRSEVPYIFERFYRADQSRGVTPGTGLGLSIAKWIIDEHQGSVEVLTRKDEGTTFIIWLPAIFHALPE